A single window of Elgaria multicarinata webbii isolate HBS135686 ecotype San Diego chromosome 17, rElgMul1.1.pri, whole genome shotgun sequence DNA harbors:
- the PLD6 gene encoding mitochondrial cardiolipin hydrolase, producing the protein MERACAAAAPPAPEARMWRGKGRALLAFGLGVAFEALAWWLLRWRRRRLGTSSSPVREVLFFPSRVTCVEGLLAEEEAAAARRAPCACPLPHGESALSRLLARVLSARRSLDLCLFAFSSPQLRRAVVLLHRRGVRVRVVTDADYMALRGSQIGPLRMAGIQVRHDQETGYMHHKFAIIDKKMLITGSLNWTTQAIQNNRENLLIVEDRDCVNIFVAEFEKIWENYNPVNYIFFPQKEKQVLKKNKT; encoded by the exons ATGGAGCGCGCATGCGCAGCGGCAGCCCCACCGGCTCCTGAGGCGAGGATGTGGCGCGGGAAGGGGCGGGCGCTGCTCGCGTTTGGGCTCGGCGTGGCTTTTGAGGCGCTGGCCTGGTGGCTACTGAGGTGGCGCCGGCGGCGACTGGGGACGTCGTCGTCGCCGGTGCGCGAGGTGCTTTTCTTCCCGTCGCGCGTGACCTGCGTCGAGGGGCTgctggcggaggaggaggccgcgGCCGCCCGCCGCGCCCCGTGCGCGTGCCCGCTGCCCCACGGCGAGAGCGCGCTCAGCCGCCTCCTGGCCCGCGTGCTGTCGGCGCGGCGCTCGCTCGACCTCTGCCTCTTCGCCTTCTCCAGCCCGCAGCTCCGCCGGGCCGTCGTCCTCTTGCACCGGCGGGGCGTCCGCGTCCGCGTCGTCACCGACGCCGACTACATGGCCCTCAGGGGCTCCCAGATCGGGCCCCTCCGGATGGCCG GAATTCAGGTACGTCATGATCAGGAAACTGGCTACATGCACCATAAATTTGCCATCATTGACAAAAAGATGCTAATCACTGGCTCTTTGAACTGGACCACTCAAGCAATCCAGAACAACAGAGAGAATCTGCTGATAGTGGAGGACAGAGACTGCGTGAATATTTTTGTAGCAGAATTTGAAAAGATTTGGGAGAACTACAATCCagttaattatatttttttcccccaaaaagaaaaacaagtatTGAAAAAGAATAAAACTTAA
- the FLCN gene encoding folliculin translates to MNAIVVLCHFCELHGPRTLFCTEVLHAPLPQGAGSGDSPGQSEQVEEEEGGIQMSSRIRSHSPAEGASTDSSSPGPKKSDMCEGCRSLPAGHPGYVSHDKETSIKYVSHQHPNHPQLFSIVRQACVRSLSCEVCPGREGPIFFGDEQHGFVFSHTFFIKDSLARGFQRWYSIIAIMMDRIYLINSWPFLLGKVRGIIDELQGKALKVFEAEQYGCPQRAQRMNTAFTPFLHQRNGNAARSLTSLTNDENLWACLHTSFAWLLKACGSRLTEKLLEGAPTEDTLVQMEKLADLEEESEVWDNSGEEEEEKSPSQAKIREGCELIKSPTDSSLMVDCGSWNVAPRSQSVFRSLRHLRQVLGPSAFRMLAWHVLMGNQVIWKARDQDLVQSAFDVLRTMLPIGCVRIIPYSDKYEEAYRCNFLGLSPHVQIPSHILSSEFAVLVEVRTATRSSLYPVLFDDEQPLSKYEFVVTSGSPVAADRVGPTILNKMEAALTNQNLSVDVVDQCLICLKEEWMNKVKVLFKFTKVDSRPKDDTQKLLSILGASEEDNVKLLKFWMTGLSKTYKSHLMSTVRSPTCSESRN, encoded by the exons ATGAACGCCATCGTTGTCCTGTGTCACTTCTGTGAGTTGCACGGGCCCCGCACGCTCTTTTGCACGGAGGTCCTGCACGCACCCCTTCCGCAAGGTGCGGGAAGCGGAGACAGCCCCGGGCAAAGCGAGCAGgtagaagaggaggaagggggcattCAGATGAGCAGCCGGATCCGCTCTCACAGCCCCGCGGAAGGTGCCAGCACAGACTCCAGCAGCCCAGGGCCAAAGAAGTCAGATATGTGTGAA GGGTGCCGTTCTCTTCCTGCAGGACACCCAGGCTATGTCAGCCATGACAAAGAGACCTCAATCAAATATGTCAGCCACCAGCATCCGAATCATCCCCAGCTCTTCAGCATTGTACGCCAGGCCTGTGTCCGGAGCCTCAGCTGTGAG GTGTGTCCGGGACGGGAAGGCCCCATCTTCTTTGGCGACGAGCAGCACGGCTTTGTGTTCAGCCACACCTTCTTCATCAAAGACAGCCTGGCGCGGGGGTTCCAGCGCTGGTATAGCATCATCGCCATTATGATGGACCGCATCTACCTCATCAACTCGTGGCCCTTCTTGCTGGGGAAAGTCCGAGGCATCATCGATGAGCTGCAGGGCAAAGCACTGAAG GTCTTTGAAGCAGAGCAGTACGGATGTCCGCAGCGTGCCCAGCGTATGAATACGGCCTTCACGCCTTTTCTGCACCAGCGGAATGGAAACGCGGCTCGCTCTCTAACCTCTCTGACGAATGACGAGAACCTGTGGGCGTGCCTCCATACTTCCTTTGCCTG GCTCCTGAAGGCCTGTGGGAGCAGACTCACAGAGAAACTGTTGGAGGGAGCACCCACAGAGGATACCCTCGTTCAGATGGAAAAACTAGCCG ACCTTGAGGAAGAATCGGAAGTCTGGGATAACtccggggaggaggaagaggaaaaatcTCCCAGCCAAGCAAAAATAAGAGAAGGCTGCGAACTGATCAAGAGCCCGACCGATTCCTCTCTCATGGTCGATTGCGGTAGCTGGAACGTAGCGCCCAGAAGTCAGTCTGTCTTCCGATCACTCCGACATTTGAGACAG GTCTTGGGGCCGTCGGCTTTCCGCATGTTGGCATGGCATGTGCTCATGGGGAATCAGGTCATCTGGAAAGCACGGGACCAAGACCTTGTCCAGTCCGCCTTCGATGTCCTACGG ACTATGCTGCCCATTGGTTGCGTCCGTATCATCCCTTACAGTGACAAGTATGAGGAGGCTTATAGGTGTAATTTTCTGGGCCTCAGTCCCCATGTGCAAATCCCATCCCACATATTGTCTTCTG AATTCGCCGTCCTTGTGGAAGTCCGTACTGCCACCAGGTCAAGCCTCTATCCTGTCTTGTTTGACGACGAACAGCCGCTCAGCAAATATGAATTTGTGGTCACGAGCGGGAGCCCTGTGGCAGCCGACAGAG TTGGTCCCACCATCTTGAACAAGATGGAAGCTGCCCTGACGAACCAGAACCTCTCGGTGGATGTAGTGGACCAGTGCCTCATCTGCCTGAAGGAGGAATGGATGAA TAAAGTCAAAGTCCTCTTCAAGTTCACCAAAGTGGACAGCAGGCCCAAAGACGACACCCAGAAGTTGCTGAGCATCTTGGGAGCTTCTGAAGAGGACAATGTGAAACTCCTGAAGTTCTGGATGACTGGCCTGAGCAAGACATATAAGTCACACCTGATGTCAACAGTTCGCAGCCCAACTTGTTCGGAGTCTCGAAACTAG